cttccctgttgCCCCTGTGGCCTCCCAACCCTTCACTTGAGCAGCATCCTCAGATGGTGAGGAGCTCATACTCTCTCTTGCCTGGCCCACTTCCTGTCCTTCAGACCAACAATGAACTTGAAGCCCAGAGGGTTGCAACAGAATTTGCATTCAGGAAGCGGCTGCGGGAGATGGAGAAAGCGTACAGTGAGCTCAAGTGGCAAGAGAAGAATGTGAGCCCTCTCTGTTGGATCCCCTGGGGCTTAGACCTCCCATTGTGGGATGAGGAGCCCAGTGCCCATCTGGGAAGCCCTGGGTGCACCATGGTGGGTTCAACCAGTGGACAGCTGACACTCTGTCCCCCGCAGACCTTGGAGGAGATTGCTGAGCTACAGGAGGACATCCGGCACCTGGAGGAGGATCTGCGCAGGAAGTTACTGAACCTGAAGCTATGCCATACCCGGCTGGAGTCCAGAACCTACCGGCCCAATGTGGAACTCTGCCGGGACCAGGTGTGAGGGCACCCCAGTCGGGCACTGCCCACCTGCTAAAGTTTCCTCAGGATcaactcccccccacccagcacaTAGCCCTAGTGGAGCAGGGTTGCTAACAGAAGGCAGCACCCAAGTCCTTGGGCTAAAGGATAGTATGGCTGACCTGGGACTCCCAACCCTCATCTCTGCTTCCAGGCACAGTACGGCCTCACTGATGAGGTTCACCAGTTAGAAGCAACCATCACTGCCCTAAAGCAGAAGCTGGCACAAGCACAGTAGGTTTGTGGGagtgggcaggaggggcagggagacacCTCCTACCCATGGGGCCTCTTGCTGCCAGCTGGCTTTCCTACTGCCTTCCTTCACCTTCCAGGCTCATGCAGGGCTGGTGGGTTGTTTATGCTTCCTCCCCCAGTGACGCTCTGGATGCTCTGTACAAGCACCTGGCCCGGCTGCAGGCTGACATCGCCTGCAAGGCCAACTCCATGCTGTTGGACACCAAGTGCATGGACATTCGTCGGAAGCTGACTGTGCCTGCTGAGAAGTTTACACCTGAGGTGGACACCTTCACCCGCACCACAAACCGTACCATGAGTCCACTCAAAAGCTGTCAGCTGGAGCTGGCCTAGCCTTGGGGTtctgaggcaggagaggaaggtTAGGTGGGAGGGAATGGAAGAGAACTTTGGAAAAAATGAATCTAATAAATGTTGGGTTTCTAAATCTAGGTTTTCTGCTACCCTTGCATGTAGCCAGCAGAGAGTAAATGGCCCTCCTGTGAATGGAGGAGCAAAAATGGTGACCATCATCCACCAAGCTCCAAGTTCCAAATCTGATCCCTTCTTCCTCTTTAGGGAACCCTTCTTAGGCCTAGGCCAGCACTCCCCGCGCTCTAGCGGGATGACTTCTAACCAGCTCTGCCCCAGCTGAACACTTGCCAGACCTTTTAAGGCCTAGGGAAGGCCAAGAGAAGACTAGAATCACAGTGGGATTTGGGGATGCGGGCCCAGACCTGCGTGGGGGTCAAGAAGAGGGGCTGttgtgggagggctggggtggtagggCAGAGTGAGGCGTCAGAAAGGCAGGACCCAGAGGGCAGTGGCCTGAAGGGGCAGGGCTGCTACGGTCCAGATAGTCCCTTCCGGGATCCTTTAGTGGCCCTCCTGCCAGGTGTAACACCAGTTACAGACGGGGAAAATGGGATCCAAAAGCAAAGGCCCGGTGGAGTCTAACCAGCGTTGTAGGACCGGCTCTGGTCCCATGCACGTGGACCTGCGCCTCCGGGCCGCTGGGTGgcgctgtggggtgggggagcgaggGGATGGGGTCAAAGCGCGCCTTGGGGCACGTGCCAGCCGCACCGGAAGTGGTGTCGGTCCGCGCggatggcggcggcggcggcggtggcggcgatGACAGCGGCGGGCTgcggaggggctggggcagcccgCTCCCTCTCTCGCTTCCGAGGCTGCCTGGCTGGCGCGCTGCTCGGGGACTGCGTAGGCTCCTTCTACGAGGCGCACGACACCGTCAACCTGACGTCAGTCCTGCATCACGTCCAGAGTCTGGAGCCGGACCCGGGCTCTCCGGGGAGCGCGCGGACAGGTGGGCGGGACGGAGGCTGCTTCCGCGGGGGACTCCGCGCGGAGTGTGAGCACGGCGGGGAGAGGCGCGTGTTAGGAAATGAGGCTCCGTAGGCGGGTGGGGCCAGATCTGGGGATTGGACGGCCTGCAAGGCACTCTGGGCTCAGCGTGGCGAAATCGAGCTCCATCTTCACAAGACCTTTCCCAACTCCGGGGAGGCAACACCATCCTTCCTGTTGTGCAAGCCAGAAACCTGAACGTCATTCTCCTAAATTGCGCCTGATCCACTGTATACATCCTCCCGATTTTACCACTCTTAACCCAGTTGTCTGGAATCAGTGCGCCCCGagtccattctccacacagcaggGAGTGCACGGCTCAAAACAGATCTTATCGCGGCCTCCCCCACATGAAAGTCTGCAGTGATTTTCCATTGCCCTTAAGATAAAGCCAAATTCCTTTGCGTGTCCTACCAGGCCGGCCCTTCCGCTGTGGCGGGTTTCATCTTACACCGACCCATACTTGCTTTCTGTGGCTCAGCTCCTCTCACATCATGTGTCCTTTAGCCTAGGCCTGTCCTGTGCCTAGGTCGTTCCTTGCCTATGAAGCCCCGCACCCCGCTTCTCTCTCCCCTTGTGCAATCAACTCCTCACCGGGATCTTGGCTCAGTATCACGTCTGAGGTCAAGCACTGGATGATTCTTGGAGAGCATGTAGTATAGCAAGGAATAGGGGCTGAcccctggagaaggaaaaaggagctagagaagaaaacagtttgacagGAGAAGCAGGTGGCGTGCCTGTCAACAAAATCCGAGCACATTTCAAGGGGAAAACGCTGGTCACTGGTGTGCtacagggaggttaagaagaggGCAATTTGGATTTAGAAAAGCATTTTTACTAGAAGCCTGGGAGTCAGATTTCAGTCGGTTTaggaggaaatgggaaaataGTATGGTTTAgcatgaagggaaggagaggagggatgaGCTAGGGTTGAGGTGAAGACAGGATGCAGGGacagtttttaatttcattttggtttgATGTTAAGATGAGGGTAAAACAAGTTTTAGGTCCCTTTGGGTGCAAGTGGCAGAAAACCAAACTCAAAATGGCCTAAGCAAAAAGAACACATTGACATAACTTTAAAGTCTAGAGGTGGGTCTGGCTTCAAGCGAGGCTGAATCCAGGGTCTGAAGCCGCCCTCCCCAGACCTAGTTCCTCTCCTTGTTCAGATCTGCGTTCTTAGTGGGCTTCACTCCCTTTGGCAGACCCTTCCATGGTGACCCTCAGCAGCTCCCACAGCGGGAGAATTTCTCTGTACAGTAGTCCCCATAAAAAGTCCCCAGGAGTCTTAGGTTTAGGTCATCTGTCCCTCCCTGAACAAGGGAATGGATGTGCTCTCTGATCAGGCTAGAGGTGGCTTTAGCTCCATGTGCTCATCACATGGATGAGAATGGGAGAGAAGTGGTTCCCTGGGGAGAAGCAGGGTGCAGGGCCCGAGTGAAAGGAGAGTGGGTGCTGCTCCACCACATGGGGAGATACTAAGGAAACAGGAGGCAGGACAAAGGAAGAAGCAGCTCCCCGGGAactgggctggggggtgggccAGAGGAGGGACTTACTCCCTCCAGGGGAGACTGGAGAGTACAGCTGTAGATAAGAGGGCTGTTAGCCTCTGGTCCTAGTGAAGTAGGTGGTGGAGCCCCCTGACAgtaaaaggggaggggaaagtggggttGAGGCTTGGCATGCACAGAGAGAGGGTGGCATAGCAGATGAGAGGACGGGAAATGGGGCTGGCTAGAGTGTACTTTGTTCTCTGTAATCGGCTCTTCAAATAAAATCCAGTCCCTGTCCCTAGCCCATTTATGGCCTGTTTGCAAAGTCACCACATAAGCAGTGGTGTTGTGTTGGAAGTGTCAGAGCGGCCCTCCTGGGCACCCAGAGGAAGGATTTGAGACAGGAGGAAGGATGGGAGCAGCCCCAGCTGGAAGGACTTGACCCAGACTCCAAGACTGGTCCTGGGGATGTATGGGGGGAAATGATCGAAGAGGGGAGAACTTTGAATGCCGAGGCAGTGAATGTGGGCCTCGTCCTGAAGGCAACGGATAGCCATATGGAGCAGGAGAGAGATAAGGGAAAGGATATGCTACTCCTAGGAAGACTTTTCTGGCTGTGCATATGGGCTGGTTGGAAGGTTGGGAGCGCACAGGAGGTTTGAGAGGCCCACAGCAGGTCGTATTAAGGCTAGAGCTGCCGCAGTGGCAGCCAGAGGGGGTGGAAGGTTTTCCTTCAGAAAACAGGATATGGTCACTGATTCAGAACAAAGAATTGCTGAAAATCCCGGAGCCTAGGAAATTGGGTGGGAGTGAGAGGCTGACTTACAGCATAAGTGGGAAGTAAAAGGAATGAGCAGGAGGTCCAAGCTGCCACCCTTGAGCCCTGCAACTCCTGTCCCCCCATCATCCCCCCGCAACCCTTTCTCTGCAGAGACTTTGTACTACACAGATGACACAGCCATGTCCAGGGCCCTGGTGCAGTCCCTGCTGTCCAAGGAGGCTTTCGACGAGGTGGACATGGCTCACAGGTGAGGGGGATGGTCCTGGGATGAGGCAAACCAGGTGGCAGTTATTGCACCGCTTGGCCAGAGCAGTGGTGTCATACATGCTGGGACCCCACCCTCAGCAGGAAACAGCCGCTGCAGCTTCCCAGGCTGACAGCACCACTGGAACAGGCTCGTTAGGCCCCAGGGCTTCCTTGTTTCCCAAACCAGCCAGgtttcttctcttcctgccctGACAGGCATCTTTGAAACCCTCATCCTGCCTCCCTTCCATCCCCTAGATTTGCTCAGGAGTACAGAAAAGAACCCGACAGGGGTTACGGTGCTGGAGTAATCACCGTCTTCAAGAAGCTTCTGAGCCCCAAGTGCCGAGACGTCTATGAGCCTGCTCGGGCCCAGTTTAACGGGAAAGGCTCCTATGGCAACGGGGGTGCCATGCGGGTAGCTGGCATCTCCCTGGCCTATAGCAGCGTCCAGGATGTGCAGAAGGTAGTCTGGGCAGGCTTGCTTCtgggctgtcccctccctgcccccctctcctctgggttCTGTGACAGCAGGTCTGAGTCTCCACTGCCTTTGCCCTAGTTTGCCCGGCTCTCGGCCCAGCTGACACATGCCTCCTCCCTGGGTTACAACGGTGCCATCCTGCAGGCCCTGGCCGTGCACCTGGCCTTGCAGGGGGAGTCGTCCAGTGAGCACTTCCTCAAGCAACTCCTGGGCCACATGGAAGAGCTGGAGAGTGATGCCCAGTCCGTCTCAGATGCCAAGGAGTGAGTATATGGGCTGGAGGCGGCTGGAGGCGTGTTTgtgagtgcacatgtgtgtggggTGGACTCCTCTGGTATTGTCACAAGCTG
This DNA window, taken from Desmodus rotundus isolate HL8 chromosome 3, HLdesRot8A.1, whole genome shotgun sequence, encodes the following:
- the ADPRS gene encoding ADP-ribosylhydrolase ARH3, translated to MAAAAAVAAMTAAGCGGAGAARSLSRFRGCLAGALLGDCVGSFYEAHDTVNLTSVLHHVQSLEPDPGSPGSARTETLYYTDDTAMSRALVQSLLSKEAFDEVDMAHRFAQEYRKEPDRGYGAGVITVFKKLLSPKCRDVYEPARAQFNGKGSYGNGGAMRVAGISLAYSSVQDVQKFARLSAQLTHASSLGYNGAILQALAVHLALQGESSSEHFLKQLLGHMEELESDAQSVSDAKELGMEERPYSSRLKKIGELLEQDSVTREEVVSELGNGIAAFESVPTAIYCFLRCMEPDPEIPSTFNSLQRTLIYSISLGGDTDTIATMAGAIAGAYYGIEQVPESWQQSCEGYEETDILAQSLHRVFQKSP